A section of the Pedobacter sp. HDW13 genome encodes:
- a CDS encoding FAD-binding oxidoreductase, which yields MSKVLIIGGGIVGLTSAYYLQKKGYEVTVLDKGDITDNCSFGNAGMIVPSHFVPLAAPGMIKQGIRWMFDSKSPFYVRPSLNGSLINWGLKFMKHATAKHVEAAAVPLRDLSLLSKKLYQDLAKEPDFNFELANNGILAFYKTEKAGEEEAHLAAKAIDLGLDMAVLSADECRALQPGLALDVLGAVHYRDDAHLYPTKLMNALLTYLTNNGVKIERNKAVDKIEVAGNRIMKVFTGNQAWEADQYVLATGSWSPAVAKMADLKISLMPGKGYSFMEPEPEHRLTIPALLCEARVAITPMNGQIRYGGTMELDKINTRVNMQRVKGIVESVPNYFPDLKPALPAEKDIWYGFRPSSPDGLPYIGRSTKRENLIIATGHGMMGLSLGPATGLLVSQIVAEEAKVLKLEPFSVER from the coding sequence ATGTCGAAAGTATTAATAATAGGTGGCGGAATTGTGGGTTTAACTTCTGCATACTATTTGCAGAAAAAGGGCTACGAAGTAACCGTTTTAGATAAGGGTGATATTACCGACAATTGCTCTTTTGGTAATGCGGGTATGATTGTGCCCAGTCATTTTGTGCCGCTGGCTGCGCCAGGCATGATAAAACAGGGGATCAGGTGGATGTTTGATAGCAAGAGCCCGTTTTATGTGCGGCCATCGTTAAATGGCAGCCTCATTAACTGGGGGCTGAAATTTATGAAACATGCCACGGCAAAACATGTTGAAGCCGCTGCAGTTCCGCTACGCGATTTATCTTTGCTTAGCAAAAAACTATACCAGGATTTAGCCAAAGAACCCGATTTTAATTTCGAGCTCGCCAACAACGGTATCCTCGCATTTTATAAAACCGAAAAAGCAGGCGAAGAAGAAGCCCATTTGGCCGCAAAAGCCATTGATCTGGGTTTAGATATGGCCGTTTTAAGCGCCGATGAATGCCGTGCATTGCAACCCGGCTTAGCACTCGATGTTTTAGGAGCTGTACACTACCGTGATGATGCGCATTTGTACCCAACTAAACTGATGAATGCCTTGCTGACTTATTTAACCAATAACGGGGTTAAAATTGAAAGAAACAAAGCGGTTGATAAAATTGAAGTTGCTGGTAATCGCATCATGAAGGTTTTTACAGGCAATCAGGCCTGGGAAGCCGATCAGTATGTGTTGGCTACAGGTTCGTGGTCGCCAGCGGTAGCTAAAATGGCCGATTTAAAAATTTCGCTAATGCCAGGTAAAGGCTATTCGTTTATGGAGCCAGAGCCCGAACATCGCTTAACTATCCCTGCGCTTTTATGCGAGGCAAGGGTAGCCATTACTCCAATGAACGGCCAGATCAGGTATGGCGGTACCATGGAGCTCGATAAAATTAATACCCGCGTAAATATGCAAAGGGTGAAGGGTATTGTAGAATCAGTTCCCAATTATTTCCCCGATTTAAAACCGGCATTACCTGCCGAAAAAGATATCTGGTACGGTTTCAGGCCTTCATCTCCAGATGGTTTGCCTTATATTGGCAGAAGTACCAAAAGAGAAAATTTAATTATTGCTACCGGTCATGGTATGATGGGCTTAAGTTTAGGGCCTGCAACTGGTTTACTGGTAAGCCAGATTGTGGCAGAAGAAGCCAAAGTGCTGAAATTGGAACCTTTCTCAGTTGAGCGTTAA
- a CDS encoding AraC family transcriptional regulator: MKVLPFTMLVPDDKSVISEHIESPYFYQYLHRHDEWQITYVERGEGTLIAGNDMHAFRSGDIFVIGAKLPHLFKSNPEYFLPNSTRTIKACSIYFNPNGILGALFNLPEMKMASSFLAKNKHGFKIPERYNKAIVNKLFDVHHATGVDVLFKFLQLVNGLQDLNDDVESLCSDLYSSNVTENEGMRLSKIINFITENYNNQISLEDVANAAFMTPQAFCRYFKKHTGHTFVSFLNEVRINDACKSLISGEKADCISGVAYKAGFNSITNFNRVFKSIIGQSPRAYIDTYNNVSRVSYVGA, translated from the coding sequence ATGAAAGTATTACCATTTACCATGCTTGTGCCCGACGACAAGAGTGTGATATCGGAGCATATTGAATCGCCTTATTTTTATCAATATTTGCATCGCCATGATGAATGGCAGATTACTTACGTAGAAAGGGGAGAAGGAACGCTAATTGCTGGGAACGACATGCATGCTTTCCGTTCGGGCGATATTTTTGTCATTGGAGCCAAACTTCCACACCTGTTCAAAAGTAATCCGGAATATTTTTTACCCAATTCAACCCGCACAATTAAGGCCTGTTCAATTTATTTCAATCCAAACGGAATTTTAGGAGCATTGTTCAACTTACCTGAAATGAAGATGGCCAGTTCTTTTTTGGCTAAAAACAAACACGGCTTTAAAATTCCAGAGCGTTACAATAAAGCCATTGTAAACAAACTTTTTGATGTGCACCATGCCACAGGCGTAGATGTATTGTTTAAGTTTTTGCAATTGGTTAACGGACTTCAGGATTTAAACGATGATGTAGAATCGTTGTGTTCAGATCTATACTCATCCAATGTAACCGAAAATGAAGGAATGCGTTTGAGTAAGATCATCAATTTTATTACCGAAAACTACAACAACCAGATTTCGCTGGAAGATGTAGCCAATGCGGCTTTTATGACCCCGCAGGCTTTCTGCAGGTATTTTAAAAAACATACCGGTCATACCTTTGTGTCATTTTTAAACGAAGTGCGCATTAACGATGCCTGCAAAAGCCTTATTTCCGGCGAAAAAGCAGATTGTATTTCAGGCGTAGCCTACAAAGCAGGTTTCAATAGCATTACCAACTTTAACCGCGTATTTAAAAGTATTATCGGTCAATCGCCACGCGCTTATATCGATACCTATAATAATGTAAGCAGGGTAAGCTACGTAGGCGCCTAA
- a CDS encoding DUF885 family protein, translating to MLKRLLFIAFLFACSLLSSSATWAQTTNESLYEQTSEMGTWVVGYQRDVDAINDFYYPYSAGGYYSSPLNTFKSPEQRKRLQDINNDYLARLKSAKFETFSVYGKVDYILLKKQIESSKYLLNKEETEYKALASYFPFADAIYALEKLRRRGSYQEGSLLATQIDATAKQIETLIGNTQPKDLKTDQLKMGTAITTSLKQRLKGFYQFYMNYEPGFTWWVPKPYERLDAALTAYAKLFAEKTDAPEPKNNKPPIKGNPIGRDELIRQLNTEFIPYTPEQLIQLAEKEFKYCDAELLKASNEMGFGNDWKKAQEKVKNSYVPLGKQPELIVKLQDDALAFIKANDLIEIPALAEETWGMVMMSAERQLVNPFFTGGREISISYPTNTMEEDDKLMSMRGNNPYFSRGTVQHELLPGHHYQYFMNSRYKGYRDPFQTPFSVEGWPLYWELLLYDKGFAKTPEEKIGMLFWRMHRCARILFSLNYHLGKWTPQQCIDFLVDRVGHERANAEGEVRRSFQGGYSPLYQVAYLTGGLQLFALKKELVDSGKMSFKAFHDAVIKQNLIPVELIRATLTNQNLNRDFTTSWHFYDQSR from the coding sequence ATGCTAAAAAGATTACTTTTTATTGCTTTTTTATTTGCTTGTAGCCTGTTATCCAGTAGCGCTACCTGGGCTCAGACCACAAACGAAAGTCTTTACGAACAAACCAGCGAAATGGGTACCTGGGTTGTGGGCTACCAGCGCGATGTAGATGCCATTAACGATTTTTATTATCCTTATTCGGCAGGGGGATATTATTCCAGTCCGCTAAATACGTTTAAAAGCCCCGAACAGCGCAAACGCCTGCAGGATATCAATAACGATTACCTTGCTAGACTCAAATCGGCTAAGTTCGAAACCTTTAGTGTTTACGGAAAAGTAGATTATATTTTGCTCAAAAAACAGATCGAATCGTCGAAATACCTGTTAAATAAAGAAGAAACCGAATATAAAGCCCTGGCGAGCTATTTTCCTTTTGCTGATGCCATTTATGCCCTCGAAAAGTTGAGAAGAAGGGGAAGCTATCAGGAAGGTTCGTTACTGGCCACGCAAATAGATGCTACAGCTAAACAAATTGAAACTTTAATTGGTAATACCCAGCCAAAAGACCTTAAAACCGATCAGCTTAAAATGGGGACGGCGATAACAACAAGCTTAAAGCAGCGCTTAAAAGGTTTTTACCAGTTTTACATGAATTACGAACCTGGTTTTACCTGGTGGGTTCCAAAACCTTACGAACGCCTGGATGCTGCGCTTACCGCTTATGCTAAATTGTTTGCGGAAAAAACAGATGCACCCGAACCCAAAAACAATAAACCACCTATTAAAGGTAATCCAATTGGCCGCGACGAACTCATCAGGCAATTAAATACTGAATTTATACCTTACACACCCGAGCAGTTGATTCAGCTGGCCGAAAAAGAATTTAAATACTGCGATGCCGAACTGTTAAAAGCATCGAACGAAATGGGTTTCGGAAACGATTGGAAAAAAGCCCAGGAAAAAGTAAAAAACAGTTATGTGCCTTTAGGTAAACAACCCGAACTCATTGTAAAACTGCAGGACGATGCTTTGGCTTTCATTAAAGCGAACGATCTGATCGAGATTCCGGCACTTGCCGAAGAAACCTGGGGCATGGTGATGATGTCTGCAGAGCGCCAGTTGGTAAATCCGTTTTTTACCGGTGGTCGCGAAATTAGTATTTCTTATCCTACAAACACCATGGAAGAAGACGATAAGCTAATGAGCATGCGGGGTAACAACCCTTATTTTTCGCGCGGAACGGTACAACACGAGCTTTTACCGGGCCACCATTACCAGTATTTTATGAACAGTCGTTACAAGGGTTACCGCGATCCTTTTCAAACCCCTTTTAGTGTAGAAGGCTGGCCGCTGTATTGGGAACTTTTATTGTATGATAAAGGCTTTGCCAAAACACCCGAAGAAAAAATAGGCATGCTTTTTTGGCGGATGCACCGCTGTGCCCGGATCCTGTTTTCGCTCAACTACCACCTGGGCAAATGGACACCACAACAATGTATCGATTTTCTGGTCGACCGTGTAGGGCATGAGCGCGCCAATGCCGAAGGCGAAGTACGCAGGTCGTTTCAGGGAGGTTACAGCCCTTTGTACCAGGTGGCTTACCTTACCGGCGGCTTACAGCTTTTTGCCTTGAAAAAGGAACTGGTAGATAGTGGTAAAATGAGCTTTAAGGCTTTTCACGATGCTGTAATTAAACAAAACCTGATTCCGGTAGAACTGATTCGCGCTACCTTGACCAATCAAAACCTTAACCGCGATTTTACCACCTCGTGGCATTTTTACGATCAATCACGCTAG
- a CDS encoding APC family permease produces the protein MKAETTQFKPSLKLMDATMLVAGSMIGSGIFIVSADITRNVGSSGWLLVVWLITGFMTLTAALSYGELSAMFPKAGGQYIYLKEAYNPLISFLYGWSFFTVIQTATIAAVGVAFAKFTAYLIPALSEDLVAIDLGFLTISPAQLLAIGVIVLLTYINNRGVNGGKVIQTTFTVAKLLSLFGLIMFGLFFLDKGIWKSNWENMWQLGALPTSGSVSSYTTLAAFGAIAAAMVGSIFSSDSWHNVTFIAGEIKNPARNIGLSLALGTIIVTVLYILTNVMYTGVLSLHDIAYADKDRVAVSAANHIFGTAGTITIAVMIMVSTFGCNNGLIMAGARVYYSMAKDGLFFKKVGTLNKNAVPGFGLWIQCIFASLWCISGKYGDLLDMISFVVVMFYMLTIFGIFILRKKRPDADRPYKAFGYPVLPVIYIVMGLAFCILLIIFKPKFTWPGLIITLIGIPVYYLIKGSINRQNVVAKEAVEA, from the coding sequence ATGAAAGCAGAAACCACCCAGTTTAAACCTTCGCTTAAATTGATGGATGCCACCATGCTCGTTGCAGGAAGCATGATTGGCTCAGGTATTTTTATTGTAAGTGCCGATATTACCCGCAATGTAGGCAGCTCGGGCTGGCTCCTTGTGGTTTGGCTCATCACGGGTTTTATGACCTTAACCGCGGCTTTAAGCTATGGTGAATTGAGTGCCATGTTTCCAAAAGCCGGCGGCCAGTATATTTATTTAAAGGAAGCCTATAATCCGCTCATCAGTTTCTTATACGGCTGGAGTTTTTTTACGGTAATCCAAACCGCTACCATTGCTGCAGTAGGGGTAGCTTTTGCCAAGTTTACGGCTTATCTTATTCCAGCTTTAAGCGAAGATTTGGTTGCAATAGATCTGGGCTTTTTAACCATTTCGCCTGCACAGCTACTGGCTATCGGCGTTATCGTTTTGCTTACCTATATCAATAACCGGGGCGTAAATGGAGGTAAGGTTATTCAAACCACATTTACGGTGGCTAAACTTTTAAGTTTATTTGGCTTAATTATGTTTGGATTATTCTTTTTAGATAAAGGAATCTGGAAAAGCAACTGGGAAAACATGTGGCAACTGGGTGCCTTGCCCACCAGCGGATCGGTTTCCTCGTACACCACTCTGGCAGCTTTTGGAGCCATTGCAGCGGCTATGGTGGGTTCAATATTCAGTAGCGACTCCTGGCACAATGTAACTTTTATTGCCGGCGAAATTAAAAATCCGGCACGTAACATTGGTTTGAGTTTAGCGCTGGGAACCATTATTGTTACTGTACTTTATATACTTACCAACGTAATGTACACCGGCGTACTTTCACTACACGATATTGCCTATGCCGATAAAGACAGGGTTGCCGTTTCGGCCGCCAACCATATTTTTGGTACTGCAGGGACTATTACCATTGCTGTGATGATTATGGTTTCGACTTTTGGTTGTAACAACGGCTTAATTATGGCTGGTGCCCGGGTGTATTATTCGATGGCAAAAGATGGTCTGTTCTTTAAAAAAGTTGGCACCCTGAACAAAAACGCCGTACCCGGTTTCGGTTTGTGGATTCAGTGTATTTTTGCTTCATTGTGGTGTATTAGCGGTAAATACGGCGATTTGCTCGATATGATTTCTTTTGTAGTGGTGATGTTTTACATGCTCACCATTTTCGGAATCTTTATTCTGCGCAAAAAGCGGCCCGATGCCGACAGGCCTTATAAAGCATTTGGCTATCCGGTACTTCCTGTTATTTATATTGTAATGGGGCTGGCTTTTTGTATTCTACTAATCATATTTAAACCCAAATTTACCTGGCCTGGCCTAATTATTACGCTAATTGGTATTCCGGTTTATTATTTAATTAAAGGGAGCATTAACCGTCAAAATGTAGTGGCAAAAGAAGCAGTTGAAGCATAA
- a CDS encoding S9 family peptidase — MMYSSVRKPLVSALFSFAFFQSQAQQMPLQPYAPSPAEVANSYQLSNKLDTALRNIPTNNDIIPFWKKDGTAFWYRKNLSNRTWEYYYVETASGKRKLAFDSEKLAKSLEQTTGKKQNAAKLQFADLYFADANAAKIKVDGKWYAVNLNNYNVTDLKDTTIYRYNAKRPLQQKRSRWQWNRVVRKSPDGKYEAVIRGGNIFITDNTTNKEIQLSTDGTETKPYGDYVWAPDGKNIIAYKTDPKEIKKVHYVLSSVPGTTRGELKSREYAQPGDDFTSYQPYIFNIAAKRAFKVDADPIDFFGPPELHWRNNDNRYYTYEKVDRGHQRFRVIEVDVQTGKTRNIIDEKTNTFIYESRIYTRYLPKTNEMLWTSEQDGWQHLYLINTLTGKQAKITNGNWVVRDIDSVDVVKRQVWFRASGMHEGEDPYFIHYYRIGFDGKGLVNLTPEKGNHSLSFSPDRKYYIDTYSQVNVPPVSELRLTANAGKVTELEHGTAEAYLATGVKLPEVFVAKARDGITDIWGVVCLPSKMDPSKSYPVIENIYAGPQDSFVPKNFLPASEMQSIAELGFIVVQIDGMGTANRSKAFHDVCWKNLADAGLPDRILWMKAMAVKYPNANISRVGVYGTSAGGQNSTGALLFHPEFYKAAVSACGCHDNRIDKQWWNEQWMGYPVGPHYGEQSNITNAAKLQGNLFLIVGEADENVPPESTYRLADALIKANKDFDILSIPGMGHSDGGTYGRRRKRDFFVKHLLNAEPPNPNILVTK; from the coding sequence ATGATGTATTCTTCGGTCAGAAAACCGCTGGTTTCGGCGCTGTTCAGTTTTGCTTTTTTTCAGTCGCAGGCACAGCAAATGCCTTTACAACCTTATGCGCCAAGTCCGGCGGAGGTTGCCAATAGTTATCAGTTATCCAATAAGCTGGATACAGCCCTGCGCAATATTCCTACCAATAACGATATCATTCCGTTTTGGAAAAAAGATGGAACAGCATTCTGGTACCGGAAAAACCTGTCAAACAGAACCTGGGAATATTATTATGTAGAAACAGCCTCAGGAAAGCGTAAACTGGCTTTCGATTCGGAGAAACTGGCCAAAAGCCTCGAGCAAACAACCGGAAAGAAACAAAATGCAGCAAAATTACAGTTTGCCGATTTGTACTTCGCCGATGCCAATGCCGCTAAAATTAAAGTGGATGGTAAATGGTATGCCGTTAACTTAAATAATTATAATGTAACTGATTTAAAAGATACAACCATTTATAGGTACAATGCCAAAAGGCCTTTGCAACAAAAAAGATCGCGCTGGCAATGGAATCGCGTTGTACGCAAATCGCCGGATGGTAAATATGAAGCGGTGATTCGTGGCGGAAATATTTTTATAACAGATAATACTACCAATAAAGAAATACAGCTCAGTACTGATGGTACCGAAACAAAACCTTATGGCGATTATGTATGGGCTCCCGATGGGAAAAATATAATTGCCTATAAAACCGATCCCAAAGAAATTAAAAAAGTGCATTACGTGCTCAGCTCTGTTCCCGGTACTACCCGTGGCGAGTTAAAATCGAGAGAATATGCCCAGCCCGGCGATGATTTTACGTCTTACCAGCCTTACATTTTTAATATAGCTGCTAAAAGGGCTTTCAAAGTAGATGCCGACCCAATCGATTTTTTCGGACCGCCCGAATTGCATTGGCGCAACAACGACAACCGGTATTATACCTACGAAAAAGTTGACCGCGGCCACCAGCGCTTTAGGGTAATTGAAGTAGATGTGCAAACTGGTAAAACCAGAAACATCATCGACGAAAAAACAAATACCTTTATTTATGAAAGCCGCATTTATACACGTTACCTGCCCAAAACAAATGAAATGTTATGGACCAGCGAGCAGGATGGCTGGCAGCACCTTTACCTGATAAATACACTAACGGGAAAACAAGCCAAAATAACCAATGGTAATTGGGTAGTGCGCGATATTGATAGCGTTGATGTGGTTAAGCGGCAGGTATGGTTTAGGGCCAGTGGCATGCACGAAGGCGAAGATCCTTATTTTATCCATTACTACCGCATTGGTTTTGATGGTAAAGGACTGGTAAACCTTACACCCGAAAAAGGCAACCACAGTCTCAGCTTTTCGCCCGATCGTAAATATTATATCGATACCTATAGCCAGGTTAATGTACCGCCGGTTAGCGAATTAAGGTTAACAGCCAATGCCGGTAAGGTGACGGAGTTAGAGCATGGCACTGCCGAGGCCTATTTGGCCACCGGTGTTAAGCTGCCCGAAGTTTTTGTTGCCAAAGCGCGTGATGGGATAACTGATATTTGGGGAGTGGTATGTTTGCCTTCTAAAATGGACCCGAGCAAAAGCTACCCGGTTATCGAAAACATTTATGCCGGTCCGCAAGATAGTTTTGTACCTAAAAATTTCCTTCCTGCAAGCGAAATGCAAAGCATAGCCGAACTTGGTTTTATTGTGGTGCAGATTGATGGTATGGGAACGGCAAACCGTTCGAAAGCATTTCATGATGTATGCTGGAAAAACCTGGCCGATGCAGGTCTGCCTGATAGGATTTTGTGGATGAAAGCAATGGCCGTAAAATATCCCAATGCTAACATTAGCCGGGTAGGGGTTTATGGCACTTCGGCAGGCGGGCAGAATTCAACTGGCGCCTTATTGTTCCATCCCGAATTTTATAAAGCTGCGGTTTCGGCCTGTGGCTGCCACGATAACCGGATAGACAAACAATGGTGGAACGAACAATGGATGGGCTACCCTGTCGGGCCGCATTATGGCGAACAATCGAACATTACCAATGCTGCTAAATTGCAGGGTAATTTGTTTTTAATTGTAGGCGAAGCTGATGAAAACGTACCACCCGAATCTACTTACCGCCTGGCCGACGCTTTAATTAAGGCCAATAAAGATTTTGATATTTTAAGCATTCCGGGAATGGGGCATAGTGATGGAGGTACCTATGGCCGCAGGCGTAAACGCGACTTTTTTGTAAAGCATTTGCTTAATGCCGAACCACCCAATCCAAATATTCTTGTTACGAAATAA
- a CDS encoding NIPSNAP family protein — translation MLKRISFPFIILLVLIASVVQVNAAQTEFYQLKIYHLKTEAQEKTVDAYLEKAYLPALHRCGIAKIGVFKPIVNEITVLAEKLIYVFIPYKSFNSVLALEQKLAKDEQYATDGKDYLTALYNNAAYERLESVLLKAFDDAPHFVLPKLKSPMAQRVYELRSYESPSEQYFQNKVEMFNKGDEIGLFKRLNFNAVFYASVIAGSRMPNLMYLTTFEDRADREAHWKAFSADDYWKKLSTMPQYQHNVSKNDTKFIYPTDYSDI, via the coding sequence ATGTTAAAAAGAATCAGCTTTCCGTTTATAATATTATTGGTTTTAATAGCGAGTGTTGTGCAGGTTAATGCTGCACAAACAGAGTTTTATCAGCTTAAAATATACCATCTAAAAACAGAGGCTCAGGAAAAAACGGTTGATGCTTATTTGGAAAAAGCCTACTTACCTGCATTGCATCGCTGTGGAATAGCAAAAATAGGCGTTTTTAAGCCCATTGTTAACGAAATTACTGTGCTTGCCGAAAAACTGATTTATGTTTTTATTCCTTATAAATCGTTCAACAGTGTTTTGGCGCTCGAACAAAAACTGGCTAAAGATGAGCAGTATGCTACAGATGGAAAGGATTATTTAACTGCTTTGTACAATAACGCTGCTTACGAGCGCTTAGAGTCTGTTTTATTAAAAGCTTTTGATGATGCACCTCATTTTGTTTTGCCTAAGTTAAAGTCGCCAATGGCTCAACGGGTTTACGAATTGAGAAGCTACGAATCGCCAAGCGAACAATATTTTCAGAATAAAGTGGAGATGTTTAACAAAGGTGATGAGATTGGTTTATTTAAGCGCTTAAATTTTAATGCCGTTTTTTATGCTTCGGTAATTGCCGGTAGCCGCATGCCCAACCTCATGTATTTAACAACATTCGAAGACCGGGCAGACCGCGAAGCGCATTGGAAAGCTTTTTCTGCAGACGATTACTGGAAGAAACTCTCTACCATGCCACAGTATCAGCACAATGTATCTAAAAACGATACTAAATTTATATACCCAACCGATTATTCTGATATTTAA
- a CDS encoding LytTR family DNA-binding domain-containing protein, translating to MNPSAPQPHSCVIVDDNPLSIKILEQYVSKNPKLKLNGSFTDPIAAMAAFWQYGKIDFLLLDIQMEISGIDVARMLRNRVKFIVFVTAHSRHAIHAVSDGDSFLLKPICYPTFSATIEQLIGRTRLQKEWLS from the coding sequence ATGAATCCATCCGCACCACAACCTCATAGCTGCGTAATTGTAGACGATAATCCGCTGAGCATAAAAATCCTGGAACAATATGTATCCAAAAACCCAAAACTTAAGTTAAATGGGAGCTTTACCGATCCTATTGCAGCTATGGCTGCCTTTTGGCAATACGGTAAAATAGATTTTCTTTTGCTGGATATCCAAATGGAAATATCTGGAATTGATGTGGCCAGAATGCTGAGGAACAGGGTTAAATTTATTGTTTTTGTTACTGCACATAGCCGTCACGCCATTCATGCCGTAAGTGATGGCGATAGTTTCCTGCTAAAACCAATTTGCTATCCTACTTTTTCAGCTACCATTGAACAGTTGATTGGCCGCACAAGGTTGCAAAAAGAATGGCTTTCGTAA